In Candidatus Margulisiibacteriota bacterium, the genomic stretch CGCCGGATGTGCTATATTTCAAGCCTTTTTTGGAGGAAAAAATGAGTTATAAATGCGCCATTTGCGGCAAACAGGTCATCACGGGCAACAAAGTGTCACATTCCAAGCGTCACACGCG encodes the following:
- a CDS encoding 50S ribosomal protein L28, which gives rise to MSYKCAICGKQVITGNKVSHSKRHTR